AGTTGCCGAGGGTGTAGCCGAAGCCAGGCTCCAGCGGCTCGAGGGAGAACCGGGAGCGGCTGTCGGAGACGACCTCCTCGGTGAGGGTGGGGCGCTGTGCGATGAGCACGTTTCGTTCCTTTCCACGGGCGACCGCTATATGACGCCGCGTGCACGAGCCCGGCACACCTCTGTCCGTGTGCCGGGAGGTCCGGGAGACCGCCGGGCGGAGCGCGGCGAGACCTCACGGAGCCTCGAGGGCGCGCGGGCCCGTAGGCACCGCGCCACCCTCGAGGGGGAGGTGGGGGACGCAGGGTCCCCCACCCGACTAGTTCTTGGAGTAGAGCTCCACGATGAGCTGCTCGGTGAGGATCGTGTCGATCTGCTCACGGGTCGGCAGCTGGTGGATGAGGATCTTCAGCGACCCCGGCACGACCTTCATCCAGGCGGGGACCGGCCGGTCCCCGTAGGTCTGGCGGGCCAGCTCGAAGGGGAACGTCTCGACCGACTGCGGCCGGACCTCGACGATGTCGTACTGCTCGACGCGGTAGCTGGGCACGTCGACCCGCTTGCCGTTGACCAGGAAGTGACCGTGGGTCACCAGCTGGCGGGCGGCGCGGCGGGTCCGCGCCAGGCCGGCGCGGTAGACGACGTTGTCGAGGCGGGACTCCAGGATGATGAGCAGGTTGGCGCCGGTCTTGCCGGGGCGGCGGGCCGCCTCCGCGTAGTAGCGGCGGAACTGCTTCTCCATGACGCCGTAGGTGAAGCGGGCCTTCTGCTTCTCCTGCAGCTGGGTGAGGTACTCCTTCTCCTGGCTGCGACGGCGGCCGTGCTGCCCCGGGGGGAAGGGGCGCAGGTCGAAGTTCTTGTCGCCGCCGACCAGGTCGACCTTGAGCCGGCGGGACTTCTTGGTGATGGGTCCGGTGTAACGGGCCATGATGTGTCTACCTTGTTCCTTCCGGGGCGGTCAGTTGCGACGCTTCTTGGGCGGGCGGACGCCGTTGTGCGCCTGCGGCGTCACGTCGGAGATCGCGCCGACCTCGAGGCCGGCCGCGGTCAGCGAGCGGATCGCGGTCTCGCGACCCGAGCCCGGACCCTTGACGAAGACGTCGACCTTCTTCATGCCGTGGTCCATCGCGCGACGCGCGGCGGCCTCGGCGGCCATCTGGGCGGCGTAGGGGGTCGACTTGCGCGACCCCTTGAAGCCGACCTGGCCCGAGGAGGACCAGGCGATGACGGCACCGGTCGGGTCGGTGATCGAGATGATGGTGTTGCTGAACGTGCTCTTGATGTGAGCCTGCCCGAAGGCGACGTTCTTCTTCTCCTTGCGGCGCACCTTGCGTGCGCCGGTGGCCTGACGGCTCTTGGGGGGCATGTGGTTTCTCCTAGCGGAAGAGCAAGACTTCTGGGGTCCGCGTCCGGCGGGTCGTCCCGGTGGGGACGGCGCGGGAGCGG
This genomic window from Serinicoccus chungangensis contains:
- the rpsD gene encoding 30S ribosomal protein S4, with amino-acid sequence MARYTGPITKKSRRLKVDLVGGDKNFDLRPFPPGQHGRRRSQEKEYLTQLQEKQKARFTYGVMEKQFRRYYAEAARRPGKTGANLLIILESRLDNVVYRAGLARTRRAARQLVTHGHFLVNGKRVDVPSYRVEQYDIVEVRPQSVETFPFELARQTYGDRPVPAWMKVVPGSLKILIHQLPTREQIDTILTEQLIVELYSKN
- the rpsK gene encoding 30S ribosomal protein S11, coding for MPPKSRQATGARKVRRKEKKNVAFGQAHIKSTFSNTIISITDPTGAVIAWSSSGQVGFKGSRKSTPYAAQMAAEAAARRAMDHGMKKVDVFVKGPGSGRETAIRSLTAAGLEVGAISDVTPQAHNGVRPPKKRRN